The following proteins are encoded in a genomic region of Sparus aurata chromosome 11, fSpaAur1.1, whole genome shotgun sequence:
- the nphs2 gene encoding podocin isoform X3 has protein sequence MEKSSSVQPSHPLKSRVTPRKEREKGALLPPKSHRQRPPKTGRVPQASSVRLHREKPETSEAKMEQETEVKVKSSTVVDIDSMREVEVKEENLGLLEAEDQEDGLKRKNLGVCEWLLMVFVLALVLLFLPLSIWFCVKVVREHERAVIFRLGHLLRGRPRGPGLLFFLPVLDVCHKVDIRLQMLKVPLHTVVTKDLVRPELSAVCYYQIENVALCSTALSSLTTVLQALVQAVVRDILAQHTFSHILLHRSKIGQKIQAAVDSVACRWGIRVERADIDELSFPLELRQSLAAEAQATRQQQVRRAKAAEGERDAWEGFRASLRLLHPALVLPLPPDLLNVTSDLSSLPPPPPPAVEGDGGMTEGDPETDSPMM, from the exons ATGGAGAAGTCTTCCAGTGTCCAGCCCAGTCATCCTCTAAAATCCAGAGTGACACccaggaaggagagggagaagggagcCTTGTTGCCTCCCAAAAGTCACCGACAGAGACCACCGAAGACGGGACGTGTCCCCCAGGCATCATCTGTAAGGCTGCACAGGGAGAAGCCAGAGACAAGCGAGGCAAAGATGGAGCAGGAGACAGAAGTGAAGGTGAAATCCTCCACTGTGGTGGACATAGACAGCATGAGAGAGGTTGAGGTCAAGGAGGAGAACCTGGGGCTCCTGGAGGCAGAAGACCAGGAGGACG GTCTGAAGCGCAAGAACCTGGGGGTGTGTGAGTGGCTGCTGATGGTCTTCGTCTTGGCTTTggttcttctcttcctccctctttccatCTGGTTCTGTGTCAAA GTAGTGAGGGAGCATGAGAGGGCTGTGATCTTCAGACTGGGTCACCTGCTGCGTGGAAGACCCAGAGGACCAG gccttcttttcttcctcccgGTCCTTGATGTGTGTCACAAGGTCGACATCCGACTGCAAATGCTGAAGGTTCCTCTTCACACG GTGGTTACAAAGGACTTGGTGAGGCCGGAGCTGAGTGCAGTGTGCTACTACCAGATAGAGAACGTGGCTTTGTGCAGCACAGCTCTGTCAAGTCTGACCACGGTGCTGCAGGCTCTGGTCCAGGCAGTCGTCCGAGACATTCTCGCCCAGCACACATTCAGCCACATCCTGCTGCACAGGAGCAAGATCGGACAGAAGATACAAGCAGCTGTTGACTCTGTCGCTTGCCGCTGGGGCATCAGGGTGGAGAGAGCAGACAT AGACGAGCTCAGTTTTCCTCTGGAGTTACGGCAGAGTCTGGCTGCAGAGGCCCAGGCCACGAGACAACAGCAGGTCAGGAGA GCAAAAGCAGcagaaggggagagagatgcCTGGGAGGGGTTCAGGGCTTCTCTACGTCTCCTCCACCCTGCCCTGGTCCTTCCGCTGCCCCCAGATCTCCTCAACGTGACCTCTGATCTCTCATCCTtaccaccccctcctcccccggCTGTGGAAGGAGACGGTGGCATGACCGAAGGAGATCCAGAGACAGACTCGCCAATGATGTGA
- the nphs2 gene encoding podocin isoform X2 — MSKNLTEEKPPAETSARHHPYALYCRMEKSSSVQPSHPLKSRVTPRKEREKGALLPPKSHRQRPPKTGRVPQASSVRLHREKPETSEAKMEQETEVKVKSSTVVDIDSMREVEVKEENLGLLEAEDQEDGLKRKNLGVCEWLLMVFVLALVLLFLPLSIWFCVKVVREHERAVIFRLGHLLRGRPRGPGLLFFLPVLDVCHKVDIRLQMLKVPLHTVVTKDLVRPELSAVCYYQIENVALCSTALSSLTTVLQALVQAVVRDILAQHTFSHILLHRSKIGQKIQAAVDSVACRWGIRVERADIDELSFPLELRQSLAAEAQATRQQQAKAAEGERDAWEGFRASLRLLHPALVLPLPPDLLNVTSDLSSLPPPPPPAVEGDGGMTEGDPETDSPMM, encoded by the exons ATGAGTAAGAATTTGACG GAAGAGAAACCTCCAGCAGAAACATCAGCACGCCATCACCCCTATGCTCTTTACTGCAGGATGGAGAAGTCTTCCAGTGTCCAGCCCAGTCATCCTCTAAAATCCAGAGTGACACccaggaaggagagggagaagggagcCTTGTTGCCTCCCAAAAGTCACCGACAGAGACCACCGAAGACGGGACGTGTCCCCCAGGCATCATCTGTAAGGCTGCACAGGGAGAAGCCAGAGACAAGCGAGGCAAAGATGGAGCAGGAGACAGAAGTGAAGGTGAAATCCTCCACTGTGGTGGACATAGACAGCATGAGAGAGGTTGAGGTCAAGGAGGAGAACCTGGGGCTCCTGGAGGCAGAAGACCAGGAGGACG GTCTGAAGCGCAAGAACCTGGGGGTGTGTGAGTGGCTGCTGATGGTCTTCGTCTTGGCTTTggttcttctcttcctccctctttccatCTGGTTCTGTGTCAAA GTAGTGAGGGAGCATGAGAGGGCTGTGATCTTCAGACTGGGTCACCTGCTGCGTGGAAGACCCAGAGGACCAG gccttcttttcttcctcccgGTCCTTGATGTGTGTCACAAGGTCGACATCCGACTGCAAATGCTGAAGGTTCCTCTTCACACG GTGGTTACAAAGGACTTGGTGAGGCCGGAGCTGAGTGCAGTGTGCTACTACCAGATAGAGAACGTGGCTTTGTGCAGCACAGCTCTGTCAAGTCTGACCACGGTGCTGCAGGCTCTGGTCCAGGCAGTCGTCCGAGACATTCTCGCCCAGCACACATTCAGCCACATCCTGCTGCACAGGAGCAAGATCGGACAGAAGATACAAGCAGCTGTTGACTCTGTCGCTTGCCGCTGGGGCATCAGGGTGGAGAGAGCAGACAT AGACGAGCTCAGTTTTCCTCTGGAGTTACGGCAGAGTCTGGCTGCAGAGGCCCAGGCCACGAGACAACAGCAG GCAAAAGCAGcagaaggggagagagatgcCTGGGAGGGGTTCAGGGCTTCTCTACGTCTCCTCCACCCTGCCCTGGTCCTTCCGCTGCCCCCAGATCTCCTCAACGTGACCTCTGATCTCTCATCCTtaccaccccctcctcccccggCTGTGGAAGGAGACGGTGGCATGACCGAAGGAGATCCAGAGACAGACTCGCCAATGATGTGA
- the nphs2 gene encoding podocin isoform X1 — MSKNLTEEKPPAETSARHHPYALYCRMEKSSSVQPSHPLKSRVTPRKEREKGALLPPKSHRQRPPKTGRVPQASSVRLHREKPETSEAKMEQETEVKVKSSTVVDIDSMREVEVKEENLGLLEAEDQEDGLKRKNLGVCEWLLMVFVLALVLLFLPLSIWFCVKVVREHERAVIFRLGHLLRGRPRGPGLLFFLPVLDVCHKVDIRLQMLKVPLHTVVTKDLVRPELSAVCYYQIENVALCSTALSSLTTVLQALVQAVVRDILAQHTFSHILLHRSKIGQKIQAAVDSVACRWGIRVERADIDELSFPLELRQSLAAEAQATRQQQVRRAKAAEGERDAWEGFRASLRLLHPALVLPLPPDLLNVTSDLSSLPPPPPPAVEGDGGMTEGDPETDSPMM, encoded by the exons ATGAGTAAGAATTTGACG GAAGAGAAACCTCCAGCAGAAACATCAGCACGCCATCACCCCTATGCTCTTTACTGCAGGATGGAGAAGTCTTCCAGTGTCCAGCCCAGTCATCCTCTAAAATCCAGAGTGACACccaggaaggagagggagaagggagcCTTGTTGCCTCCCAAAAGTCACCGACAGAGACCACCGAAGACGGGACGTGTCCCCCAGGCATCATCTGTAAGGCTGCACAGGGAGAAGCCAGAGACAAGCGAGGCAAAGATGGAGCAGGAGACAGAAGTGAAGGTGAAATCCTCCACTGTGGTGGACATAGACAGCATGAGAGAGGTTGAGGTCAAGGAGGAGAACCTGGGGCTCCTGGAGGCAGAAGACCAGGAGGACG GTCTGAAGCGCAAGAACCTGGGGGTGTGTGAGTGGCTGCTGATGGTCTTCGTCTTGGCTTTggttcttctcttcctccctctttccatCTGGTTCTGTGTCAAA GTAGTGAGGGAGCATGAGAGGGCTGTGATCTTCAGACTGGGTCACCTGCTGCGTGGAAGACCCAGAGGACCAG gccttcttttcttcctcccgGTCCTTGATGTGTGTCACAAGGTCGACATCCGACTGCAAATGCTGAAGGTTCCTCTTCACACG GTGGTTACAAAGGACTTGGTGAGGCCGGAGCTGAGTGCAGTGTGCTACTACCAGATAGAGAACGTGGCTTTGTGCAGCACAGCTCTGTCAAGTCTGACCACGGTGCTGCAGGCTCTGGTCCAGGCAGTCGTCCGAGACATTCTCGCCCAGCACACATTCAGCCACATCCTGCTGCACAGGAGCAAGATCGGACAGAAGATACAAGCAGCTGTTGACTCTGTCGCTTGCCGCTGGGGCATCAGGGTGGAGAGAGCAGACAT AGACGAGCTCAGTTTTCCTCTGGAGTTACGGCAGAGTCTGGCTGCAGAGGCCCAGGCCACGAGACAACAGCAGGTCAGGAGA GCAAAAGCAGcagaaggggagagagatgcCTGGGAGGGGTTCAGGGCTTCTCTACGTCTCCTCCACCCTGCCCTGGTCCTTCCGCTGCCCCCAGATCTCCTCAACGTGACCTCTGATCTCTCATCCTtaccaccccctcctcccccggCTGTGGAAGGAGACGGTGGCATGACCGAAGGAGATCCAGAGACAGACTCGCCAATGATGTGA
- the nphs2 gene encoding podocin isoform X4, whose product MSKNLTEEKPPAETSARHHPYALYCRMEKSSSVQPSHPLKSRVTPRKEREKGALLPPKSHRQRPPKTGRVPQASSVRLHREKPETSEAKMEQETEVKVKSSTVVDIDSMREVEVKEENLGLLEAEDQEDGLKRKNLGVCEWLLMVFVLALVLLFLPLSIWFCVKVVREHERAVIFRLGHLLRGRPRGPGLLFFLPVLDVCHKVDIRLQMLKVPLHTVVTKDLVRPELSAVCYYQIENVALCSTALSSLTTVLQALVQKVEKKETSSVFLWSYGRVWLQRPRPRDNSRSGEQKQQKGREMPGRGSGLLYVSSTLPWSFRCPQISST is encoded by the exons ATGAGTAAGAATTTGACG GAAGAGAAACCTCCAGCAGAAACATCAGCACGCCATCACCCCTATGCTCTTTACTGCAGGATGGAGAAGTCTTCCAGTGTCCAGCCCAGTCATCCTCTAAAATCCAGAGTGACACccaggaaggagagggagaagggagcCTTGTTGCCTCCCAAAAGTCACCGACAGAGACCACCGAAGACGGGACGTGTCCCCCAGGCATCATCTGTAAGGCTGCACAGGGAGAAGCCAGAGACAAGCGAGGCAAAGATGGAGCAGGAGACAGAAGTGAAGGTGAAATCCTCCACTGTGGTGGACATAGACAGCATGAGAGAGGTTGAGGTCAAGGAGGAGAACCTGGGGCTCCTGGAGGCAGAAGACCAGGAGGACG GTCTGAAGCGCAAGAACCTGGGGGTGTGTGAGTGGCTGCTGATGGTCTTCGTCTTGGCTTTggttcttctcttcctccctctttccatCTGGTTCTGTGTCAAA GTAGTGAGGGAGCATGAGAGGGCTGTGATCTTCAGACTGGGTCACCTGCTGCGTGGAAGACCCAGAGGACCAG gccttcttttcttcctcccgGTCCTTGATGTGTGTCACAAGGTCGACATCCGACTGCAAATGCTGAAGGTTCCTCTTCACACG GTGGTTACAAAGGACTTGGTGAGGCCGGAGCTGAGTGCAGTGTGCTACTACCAGATAGAGAACGTGGCTTTGTGCAGCACAGCTCTGTCAAGTCTGACCACGGTGCTGCAGGCTCTGGTCCA gaaagtggaaaaaaaag AGACGAGCTCAGTTTTCCTCTGGAGTTACGGCAGAGTCTGGCTGCAGAGGCCCAGGCCACGAGACAACAGCAGGTCAGGAGA GCAAAAGCAGcagaaggggagagagatgcCTGGGAGGGGTTCAGGGCTTCTCTACGTCTCCTCCACCCTGCCCTGGTCCTTCCGCTGCCCCCAGATCTCCTCAACGTGA
- the nphs2 gene encoding podocin isoform X5, whose product MSKNLTEEKPPAETSARHHPYALYCRMEKSSSVQPSHPLKSRVTPRKEREKGALLPPKSHRQRPPKTGRVPQASSVRLHREKPETSEAKMEQETEVKVKSSTVVDIDSMREVEVKEENLGLLEAEDQEDGLKRKNLGVCEWLLMVFVLALVLLFLPLSIWFCVKVVREHERAVIFRLGHLLRGRPRGPGLLFFLPVLDVCHKVDIRLQMLKVPLHTVVTKDLVRPELSAVCYYQIENVALCSTALSSLTTVLQALVQKVEKKETSSVFLWSYGRVWLQRPRPRDNSRQKQQKGREMPGRGSGLLYVSSTLPWSFRCPQISST is encoded by the exons ATGAGTAAGAATTTGACG GAAGAGAAACCTCCAGCAGAAACATCAGCACGCCATCACCCCTATGCTCTTTACTGCAGGATGGAGAAGTCTTCCAGTGTCCAGCCCAGTCATCCTCTAAAATCCAGAGTGACACccaggaaggagagggagaagggagcCTTGTTGCCTCCCAAAAGTCACCGACAGAGACCACCGAAGACGGGACGTGTCCCCCAGGCATCATCTGTAAGGCTGCACAGGGAGAAGCCAGAGACAAGCGAGGCAAAGATGGAGCAGGAGACAGAAGTGAAGGTGAAATCCTCCACTGTGGTGGACATAGACAGCATGAGAGAGGTTGAGGTCAAGGAGGAGAACCTGGGGCTCCTGGAGGCAGAAGACCAGGAGGACG GTCTGAAGCGCAAGAACCTGGGGGTGTGTGAGTGGCTGCTGATGGTCTTCGTCTTGGCTTTggttcttctcttcctccctctttccatCTGGTTCTGTGTCAAA GTAGTGAGGGAGCATGAGAGGGCTGTGATCTTCAGACTGGGTCACCTGCTGCGTGGAAGACCCAGAGGACCAG gccttcttttcttcctcccgGTCCTTGATGTGTGTCACAAGGTCGACATCCGACTGCAAATGCTGAAGGTTCCTCTTCACACG GTGGTTACAAAGGACTTGGTGAGGCCGGAGCTGAGTGCAGTGTGCTACTACCAGATAGAGAACGTGGCTTTGTGCAGCACAGCTCTGTCAAGTCTGACCACGGTGCTGCAGGCTCTGGTCCA gaaagtggaaaaaaaag AGACGAGCTCAGTTTTCCTCTGGAGTTACGGCAGAGTCTGGCTGCAGAGGCCCAGGCCACGAGACAACAGCAG GCAAAAGCAGcagaaggggagagagatgcCTGGGAGGGGTTCAGGGCTTCTCTACGTCTCCTCCACCCTGCCCTGGTCCTTCCGCTGCCCCCAGATCTCCTCAACGTGA